The Lacipirellula parvula genome window below encodes:
- a CDS encoding glycine cleavage system protein R has product MSTTSLVLTILGPDRPGLVESIARLVAEHQGNWLESRMAHLAGQFAGILRVEVEADRADSLSQALAGLAKSGLETVIHPDPAIAIIADRPLVSLDLLGQDRPGIVRQISGVLAALGVNVEELNTECRAAAETGHPLFHAAAQLRLPPDVSEADLRVALENVAADLMVEVKLAEK; this is encoded by the coding sequence ATGTCCACAACTTCGCTTGTGCTCACGATTCTCGGCCCCGACCGCCCTGGCCTCGTCGAGTCGATCGCACGCCTCGTCGCCGAACATCAAGGCAACTGGCTTGAGAGTCGCATGGCTCACTTGGCCGGTCAGTTCGCCGGCATCCTTCGCGTCGAGGTTGAAGCCGACCGTGCTGATTCGCTCTCGCAAGCGCTGGCCGGCTTAGCAAAGTCAGGCCTCGAAACAGTCATCCATCCAGACCCCGCGATTGCGATCATCGCCGATCGTCCGCTTGTATCACTCGACCTGCTAGGCCAAGACCGACCGGGCATCGTCCGCCAGATCAGCGGCGTCCTCGCCGCACTCGGCGTCAACGTGGAAGAGCTGAACACGGAATGCCGCGCCGCCGCGGAGACGGGGCACCCCCTGTTCCACGCCGCCGCGCAACTGCGGCTGCCGCCCGACGTGAGCGAAGCAGACCTCCGCGTCGCCCTCGAAAATGTCGCCGCCGACCTCATGGTCGAAGTTAAGCTCGCGGAAAAGTAG
- a CDS encoding carbon starvation protein A, translating to MNLLWIVLPSALVLGIAYVTYGRLLGKLLRLDAKAPVPAVEQRDGVDFEPISAAELLPQHFSAIAAAGPIVGPILAGLMFGWLPALLWILIGSIFVGGVQDITSLVASIRHRATSIAEVVRLYMTRRSYLMFLAFIWIALVYIIVAFTGVTAASFVGAPLAENGGIGGGAIASASLIYLGITLVMGLVMRYAGMPSWLALCVFLPMVVLAIVFGPNVPLDLAAITGWSDGSAVKLWSTILLAYCLVAGVLPVWLLLQPRGQLGGYFLYAALGAGALGLAFGNVRTEYPAFRGWEVATATGGTASLVPLLFITIACGACSGFHSLIASGTTSKQLRNEMDAKPVAYGSMLLEGMVAVVSLCCVMMFAEGSPELAGKPNQIYAHGIGKFLDVLHVSKAIGVTFALMAFTTFVYDTLDVCTRLGRFVLQELTGWHGRGGRIFGTAVTAGVPLFFMLRHPSDAKVPVWQLFWNLFGASNQLLAALTLLGVTVWLWRTRRAIWVWFVTGIPTVVMYVMSTWALVTMTVPAFRSSEGAWQAPSDPVPWIGLVLLSLAVLMLVEAIRVLAGSNEPPTGSNLAPAAA from the coding sequence ATGAATCTCCTCTGGATCGTCCTCCCCAGTGCGCTCGTGCTGGGCATCGCTTACGTCACTTACGGCCGACTGCTCGGCAAGCTGCTGCGTCTCGATGCGAAGGCGCCGGTGCCGGCGGTGGAGCAGCGCGACGGGGTCGACTTTGAGCCGATTTCCGCGGCGGAGTTGCTGCCGCAACACTTCTCCGCAATTGCAGCGGCGGGGCCGATCGTGGGGCCGATTCTCGCCGGGCTGATGTTCGGCTGGCTGCCCGCGCTCCTGTGGATTCTGATCGGTTCGATCTTCGTCGGCGGCGTGCAAGACATCACGTCGCTGGTAGCGTCGATTCGCCACCGTGCGACTTCGATTGCAGAGGTGGTGCGGCTCTACATGACGCGACGTTCGTACCTGATGTTTCTGGCGTTCATCTGGATCGCGCTCGTCTATATCATCGTCGCGTTCACCGGCGTGACGGCGGCGTCGTTTGTGGGAGCGCCGCTCGCAGAGAACGGCGGCATCGGCGGCGGAGCGATCGCGTCGGCATCGCTGATTTATCTGGGCATCACGCTCGTGATGGGCCTCGTGATGCGATACGCAGGGATGCCGTCATGGCTCGCGCTCTGCGTCTTCTTGCCGATGGTGGTGCTCGCGATCGTGTTTGGGCCGAACGTGCCGCTTGACCTCGCGGCGATCACGGGCTGGAGTGATGGCTCGGCGGTGAAGCTGTGGAGCACCATCTTGCTGGCCTACTGCCTAGTCGCGGGCGTGTTGCCGGTGTGGTTGCTACTGCAGCCGCGTGGGCAATTGGGCGGGTACTTTTTGTACGCCGCACTCGGCGCTGGGGCGTTGGGCTTGGCGTTTGGCAATGTTCGCACCGAGTACCCCGCGTTTCGTGGTTGGGAAGTTGCCACGGCAACGGGCGGAACCGCTTCGCTCGTACCGCTGCTGTTCATCACGATCGCGTGCGGCGCCTGTTCCGGGTTCCACTCGCTGATCGCCAGCGGCACCACGTCGAAGCAGCTACGGAACGAAATGGACGCCAAACCGGTCGCCTACGGCTCGATGTTGCTGGAAGGGATGGTCGCCGTCGTCTCGCTCTGTTGCGTGATGATGTTCGCCGAAGGCTCGCCCGAACTGGCTGGTAAGCCGAACCAAATTTACGCGCACGGCATTGGCAAGTTTCTCGACGTCTTGCATGTTTCAAAAGCGATTGGCGTCACCTTCGCGCTGATGGCGTTCACGACGTTCGTGTACGACACGCTCGACGTTTGCACGCGGTTGGGACGATTCGTCTTGCAAGAGCTCACGGGCTGGCATGGCCGCGGCGGACGGATTTTTGGCACGGCGGTCACCGCGGGCGTGCCGCTCTTCTTCATGCTGCGACATCCCTCGGATGCGAAGGTGCCGGTGTGGCAGCTGTTTTGGAATCTATTCGGCGCGAGCAACCAGCTACTCGCCGCGCTGACGCTGCTCGGCGTGACGGTTTGGCTCTGGCGGACACGACGCGCCATATGGGTTTGGTTCGTCACTGGGATTCCGACGGTGGTGATGTACGTGATGAGTACCTGGGCGCTAGTGACGATGACCGTGCCGGCGTTCCGCTCCAGCGAAGGGGCTTGGCAGGCGCCGAGCGACCCGGTGCCGTGGATTGGGCTCGTGCTTCTCAGCCTCGCAGTGCTAATGCTGGTGGAGGCGATCCGCGTGTTAGCGGGATCGAACGAGCCGCCGACTGGGAGCAACTTGGCGCCGGCTGCGGCGTGA
- a CDS encoding Gfo/Idh/MocA family protein: MAFATRRYFLGAAAVGGTALLLPSRCSQAAEANERVRVAILGAGNQGRRHAESLLTLPNVEIAAVSDVDSERLAAQHGRVGNQAQAVADFRRILDDRSIDAVTIALPDHWHTPAALLALNAGKHVYVEKPCSHNVREGRLLVDAAAAHPQLAVAHGTQARATPGIIEAIEMLHAGVIGKVLVAKCWNYQQRENIGRKQPTAPPATVDYDTWVGPAEWLPFQTNRFHYKWHWWRNFGTGDAGNDGCHELDLARWGLGAEEHPTTISAIGGKYHFDDDQEFPDTLQATFEWPGAGGPSERRMLIFEQRLWTTNYPHNVDSGVEFLGTNGRIFLSKRGKFELYGPRNARSERKLNGALAARVEDNHADWLHAIRDGTAPKAGIVAAHRTATLAHLANLSARLGRTLTFDPQAETIASDNEANNLLARRYRDGGHWAVPT, encoded by the coding sequence ATGGCCTTCGCAACCAGACGCTACTTTCTCGGCGCTGCTGCCGTCGGCGGAACAGCGCTACTGTTGCCTAGCCGTTGCTCCCAAGCCGCCGAGGCGAACGAGCGCGTTCGCGTCGCGATCCTTGGCGCCGGCAATCAAGGACGGCGGCATGCCGAGTCGCTCCTCACGCTGCCGAACGTCGAGATCGCGGCCGTCAGCGACGTCGATTCAGAACGGCTAGCCGCCCAGCACGGGCGGGTTGGCAATCAGGCGCAAGCGGTCGCCGACTTTCGCCGCATCCTCGACGACCGCTCCATCGACGCCGTGACCATCGCCCTGCCCGATCACTGGCACACGCCCGCCGCGTTGCTTGCTCTCAATGCAGGCAAGCACGTCTATGTAGAAAAACCTTGCTCGCACAACGTGCGCGAGGGGCGACTGTTAGTCGATGCCGCTGCTGCGCATCCGCAGCTTGCGGTGGCTCATGGCACGCAAGCCCGTGCAACGCCCGGCATCATCGAAGCGATCGAGATGCTTCACGCCGGCGTCATTGGCAAGGTGCTCGTTGCCAAATGCTGGAACTACCAACAGCGCGAGAATATCGGCCGCAAGCAGCCGACCGCTCCGCCCGCGACGGTCGACTACGATACGTGGGTCGGCCCCGCCGAGTGGCTGCCGTTTCAAACGAATCGCTTCCACTACAAGTGGCACTGGTGGCGAAACTTCGGCACGGGCGACGCCGGCAACGATGGCTGCCATGAACTCGACCTCGCTCGCTGGGGCCTTGGCGCCGAGGAACATCCGACGACGATCTCGGCAATCGGCGGCAAGTACCACTTCGACGACGACCAGGAATTCCCCGACACGCTGCAAGCGACGTTCGAATGGCCCGGCGCCGGCGGACCTAGTGAACGACGGATGCTGATTTTTGAACAACGGCTCTGGACGACGAACTACCCGCACAACGTCGACAGTGGCGTCGAGTTCCTCGGCACGAACGGCCGGATATTTCTTAGCAAGCGGGGAAAGTTCGAACTGTACGGCCCGCGCAACGCGCGAAGTGAGCGTAAGCTCAACGGCGCGCTCGCCGCTCGCGTGGAAGACAACCATGCCGATTGGCTCCACGCGATTCGAGACGGAACGGCGCCGAAGGCGGGAATCGTCGCCGCCCATCGGACGGCGACGCTCGCCCACCTCGCCAACCTCTCCGCCCGGCTTGGTCGAACGCTCACATTCGATCCGCAAGCGGAAACAATCGCGAGCGACAACGAAGCGAACAACCTGCTCGCTCGCCGCTACCGCGACGGCGGCCACTGGGCTGTGCCCACCTGA
- a CDS encoding type II toxin-antitoxin system RelE/ParE family toxin, translating to MATELYVKEIVYDDLEAACDWYERQRRGLSIYFMTRVNDCISRIVAAPNSFAIACGDYRRALVKRFPYAVFYQYDGREVTICAIFHTSRDSEAWQRRLST from the coding sequence ATGGCCACTGAGTTGTACGTCAAAGAGATCGTCTACGACGATCTCGAAGCGGCCTGCGATTGGTATGAGCGCCAACGCCGAGGACTCAGCATCTACTTCATGACTCGCGTCAACGATTGCATCTCGCGTATCGTTGCGGCTCCGAACTCATTCGCGATAGCTTGCGGAGATTATCGAAGAGCTCTGGTGAAGCGGTTTCCCTACGCAGTGTTCTACCAGTACGATGGGCGTGAAGTCACGATTTGCGCCATCTTTCATACCTCGCGCGACTCAGAGGCTTGGCAGCGGCGGCTTTCAACTTAG
- a CDS encoding serine hydrolase, whose protein sequence is MLHAPQATAAHDFSALTALANGALAGQHVGTPVPGFEIRLLKHGVPIYHQVFGAWSLNRPANVDSSTKTLSGALLMSIADSGNGGFSLDSHLADFLPEYNAPGFRDITIRQAFSHTSGIAGDEQALVLYQKNITLRQAAAIIKQTPLAFTPGSTFSYGGLSMQAAGAAAEVATGERYIDLFAERIAEPLGMTNTSFVIASDTNPRVAGGVESTASDYSRFMDMLANDGVDRATGVRILSSAAVNEMLTRQTNDGQPVNNSPADNNYYGVGVWVNQLVQAGPPVEAMAAGARGFHSWIDQKNDLVFTFATDLSHFANVEVLSSMMHAAILDAVPAADFDLDGTVDGNDLAIWQTAFGATRAGDANADGVTDGADFLIWQREHANAAASPSSLSVPEPTGIALALLAMAPFVRCRR, encoded by the coding sequence ATGCTCCACGCTCCCCAGGCAACTGCCGCCCACGATTTCAGCGCGCTGACGGCACTCGCCAATGGCGCCCTCGCCGGTCAACACGTCGGCACGCCCGTTCCAGGCTTCGAGATTCGCCTCCTAAAGCATGGCGTCCCCATCTACCATCAGGTCTTCGGGGCCTGGTCGCTCAACCGCCCCGCCAACGTCGATAGCAGCACGAAAACGCTCAGCGGCGCGCTGCTCATGTCGATCGCCGATTCGGGCAACGGAGGTTTCTCGCTCGACAGCCACCTCGCCGACTTTCTGCCCGAATACAACGCCCCCGGCTTCCGCGACATCACCATCCGGCAAGCCTTCTCGCACACCTCCGGCATCGCCGGCGATGAGCAGGCGCTCGTCCTCTACCAGAAGAACATCACGCTCCGTCAGGCCGCGGCGATCATCAAGCAAACGCCGCTGGCCTTCACCCCCGGCAGCACGTTTTCGTATGGCGGGCTGTCAATGCAAGCCGCCGGCGCCGCGGCGGAAGTCGCCACTGGCGAGCGTTACATCGATCTCTTCGCCGAGCGCATCGCCGAGCCCCTCGGCATGACGAACACCTCCTTCGTCATCGCCAGCGACACAAACCCGCGCGTCGCCGGCGGCGTCGAGTCGACCGCGAGCGACTACAGCCGCTTCATGGATATGCTTGCCAACGACGGCGTCGATCGCGCGACCGGCGTTCGCATCCTGTCGTCGGCCGCAGTGAACGAGATGCTCACCCGCCAAACCAATGACGGCCAGCCTGTCAACAATTCGCCCGCCGACAACAACTACTACGGCGTCGGCGTCTGGGTAAATCAACTCGTCCAGGCCGGGCCGCCGGTCGAAGCGATGGCCGCTGGGGCCCGCGGCTTTCACAGCTGGATTGATCAGAAGAACGACCTCGTCTTCACGTTCGCCACCGACCTGAGCCACTTCGCCAACGTCGAAGTCCTGTCGTCGATGATGCACGCGGCAATTCTCGACGCCGTGCCGGCCGCCGATTTCGATCTCGACGGCACAGTCGACGGCAACGACCTTGCGATTTGGCAGACGGCGTTCGGCGCAACCCGCGCGGGCGACGCGAATGCTGACGGCGTCACCGATGGCGCCGACTTCCTCATCTGGCAGCGCGAACATGCGAATGCCGCTGCCTCGCCGAGCAGCCTTTCAGTTCCTGAACCAACAGGCATCGCGCTAGCGCTGTTGGCGATGGCGCCCTTCGTCCGCTGCCGACGTTGA
- a CDS encoding MFS transporter: MTASSPIELTRAGRYAVLAAAFLGLAFDGVELGLMPVASLSVTKSLLGAEYTEADGGVWFARFTAALMLGAAIGGSLLGNLGDRIGRARAMGISILFYSTFAGLGALVRSCEEMLLLRFMIGLGVGGMWPNGVALAAECWPRASRPTVAGILGAGINIGILALSQIGRFWPITPDSWRWIFAMAAIPATLGVIVLTLLPESPKWLAMRGAAKQPAPPLRTLLQGELLPLTLVGILLASIPLVGAWAGGKWMLPWADSVAGSAAPGYKATTLQWWSLGATIGSFLGAPLAGWIGRRLSYFLISVGATALTWAMFRLTAPLEPSFLPIVFAQGLVATLFFGWLPLYLPELFPTHVRASGAGVSMNIGRFATAGGVLAAGSLFKWFGGDYAMLGGACALIYAAGMLVIWLAPATDERGLE; the protein is encoded by the coding sequence GTGACGGCATCATCTCCCATCGAACTGACGCGCGCAGGACGCTACGCCGTCCTTGCCGCGGCGTTCCTAGGACTCGCTTTCGATGGCGTCGAACTTGGCCTGATGCCGGTGGCGTCGCTCTCGGTCACCAAGAGTTTGCTCGGAGCGGAGTACACCGAGGCGGACGGCGGCGTCTGGTTTGCGAGATTCACGGCCGCGCTGATGCTCGGCGCCGCGATCGGCGGCAGCCTGCTTGGCAACCTCGGCGATCGCATCGGTCGCGCGCGGGCGATGGGAATCAGTATCCTGTTCTACTCGACATTCGCCGGGCTGGGGGCGCTGGTTCGCTCGTGCGAAGAGATGCTGTTGCTGCGGTTCATGATCGGTCTTGGCGTTGGCGGGATGTGGCCCAACGGCGTCGCGCTCGCCGCGGAGTGCTGGCCGCGGGCGTCGCGGCCGACGGTGGCCGGCATCTTGGGAGCGGGCATTAACATTGGCATCCTGGCGCTTTCGCAGATTGGACGGTTCTGGCCGATCACGCCCGACTCATGGCGGTGGATCTTTGCGATGGCGGCGATTCCCGCCACGCTCGGCGTCATTGTGTTGACGTTGCTCCCCGAATCGCCGAAGTGGCTCGCAATGCGCGGCGCGGCGAAGCAACCGGCGCCGCCGCTGCGTACGTTGTTGCAAGGCGAGCTGCTGCCGCTGACGCTCGTCGGCATTCTGCTGGCGTCGATACCGCTGGTAGGAGCCTGGGCTGGCGGCAAGTGGATGCTTCCGTGGGCCGACAGCGTCGCGGGCTCCGCAGCGCCGGGATACAAAGCGACGACGCTGCAGTGGTGGTCGCTGGGCGCAACGATCGGCAGTTTTCTAGGAGCGCCGCTCGCCGGCTGGATTGGGCGACGACTTTCCTATTTCCTGATCAGCGTCGGGGCGACTGCACTTACCTGGGCGATGTTCCGCCTCACGGCGCCGCTCGAACCGTCTTTCCTGCCGATCGTGTTCGCGCAGGGGCTCGTGGCAACGCTCTTCTTCGGTTGGCTGCCGCTCTACTTACCGGAGTTGTTCCCGACGCATGTGCGGGCTAGCGGGGCCGGGGTGTCGATGAACATCGGCCGCTTCGCCACGGCCGGCGGCGTGCTCGCGGCAGGCTCGCTCTTCAAGTGGTTCGGTGGCGACTACGCAATGCTCGGCGGCGCGTGCGCGCTGATCTACGCAGCGGGAATGCTCGTCATCTGGCTGGCGCCAGCGACGGATGAACGCGGGCTGGAGTGA
- a CDS encoding addiction module protein — protein sequence MDDILTSIAGLSSAEKFELLGNLWDDLSASPSEVPVPDWQKQELERRQSDARVTTWDDIVDRLKAKYGH from the coding sequence ATGGACGACATACTAACTTCGATCGCGGGATTGTCTTCCGCCGAAAAATTTGAGCTGCTGGGAAACCTGTGGGACGACTTATCCGCGTCTCCGAGCGAAGTTCCCGTTCCTGATTGGCAGAAGCAAGAGCTTGAGCGCCGCCAGAGTGATGCTCGCGTAACGACGTGGGACGATATCGTGGATCGGCTCAAGGCCAAGTATGGCCACTGA
- a CDS encoding DUF6807 family protein, with the protein MRLFAVIAILWNAWCSFAAGADVPRIKIAPSVDSLEIAVDEAPVATFVYRDEKITRPYFAHVRAPNGVQVTRSHPPVEGSDPTDHPEFHPGIWLAFGDVSGSDGWRLKAPVRFERFVEESHGGAGEAGFAAEFSHRDQADPEHVICRELLRCNMRATPEGMLLLWDSTFSGDREFAFGDQEEMGLGVRVATPLRAEQVSKFHLPAGNGEIVSADGKRNESEVWGTAPAWCDYRGVVDGKPAGVAIFCHPENFRPSRFHVRDYGLMVANSFGQKAFKAGDASRVAVRPGETLRLRYGVLVHGAEAPENLDLDRAFKQYVEIAGD; encoded by the coding sequence ATGAGGCTTTTTGCCGTCATCGCCATCTTGTGGAATGCTTGGTGCTCGTTCGCTGCTGGGGCCGACGTTCCGCGCATTAAGATCGCTCCATCAGTCGATAGCTTAGAGATTGCCGTCGACGAAGCCCCGGTCGCGACCTTCGTCTACCGCGACGAGAAGATTACGCGCCCCTACTTCGCTCATGTGCGTGCGCCGAACGGCGTCCAGGTGACGCGCAGCCATCCGCCAGTCGAAGGAAGCGACCCGACCGACCATCCCGAGTTCCACCCAGGAATCTGGTTAGCGTTCGGCGATGTGAGCGGCAGCGACGGATGGCGGTTGAAGGCGCCGGTTCGCTTTGAACGATTCGTGGAGGAGTCGCACGGCGGCGCGGGGGAGGCGGGCTTTGCGGCTGAGTTCTCGCATCGCGACCAAGCCGACCCGGAGCACGTGATCTGCCGTGAACTGCTGCGCTGCAACATGCGGGCGACGCCCGAGGGGATGCTGTTGCTGTGGGATTCGACCTTCAGCGGCGATCGCGAGTTTGCCTTCGGCGATCAAGAGGAGATGGGACTCGGCGTCCGCGTGGCGACGCCATTGCGGGCAGAGCAAGTTTCCAAGTTTCACCTGCCGGCCGGCAACGGCGAGATCGTATCCGCCGATGGTAAACGCAACGAGAGCGAAGTCTGGGGAACGGCGCCGGCGTGGTGCGACTATCGCGGCGTCGTCGACGGCAAGCCGGCGGGAGTGGCGATCTTCTGTCATCCTGAGAACTTTCGGCCGAGCCGATTTCATGTGCGCGACTATGGGCTGATGGTCGCTAATTCCTTCGGCCAGAAGGCATTCAAGGCTGGCGATGCGAGCCGCGTGGCGGTGCGGCCGGGCGAAACGCTGAGATTGCGGTACGGCGTGCTTGTGCACGGGGCGGAGGCGCCCGAGAATCTGGACCTCGACAGGGCGTTCAAGCAGTATGTTGAGATCGCCGGCGATTGA
- a CDS encoding NAD(P)-dependent oxidoreductase has protein sequence MADRPRDGKPIGLIGLGLMGTAICERLLATGYELVIHNRTANKAAPLVERGARWSENPLRECDRVIISLYTTEVVEEVLGQLEDAYHPGKLLIDTTTGDPQLTALLGARLATRGVDYLEVPISGSSEQTRRGQTTAMVAGPLRALEASRDLLDAIAAKTYYVGQWGDGVRMKLVTNLVLGLNRAVLAEGLVFAKSMGLSAERALEVLLNSPASSRTMENKGPKMVAGEFTPQAKLSQHLKDVRLIIDEAARRGRELPLTALHVQLLERAEADGLGELDNSVIIRAIEEGLLPATASGAATRGIETLSSLLNEVE, from the coding sequence ATGGCTGATCGACCGCGCGACGGCAAACCGATCGGGCTCATTGGCCTCGGGCTGATGGGTACGGCGATTTGCGAACGGCTGCTCGCGACCGGCTACGAACTGGTGATCCACAACCGCACGGCCAACAAGGCGGCGCCGCTCGTGGAACGTGGCGCCCGCTGGTCGGAGAATCCGCTCCGCGAGTGCGACCGCGTCATTATCTCGCTCTACACGACCGAAGTCGTCGAAGAGGTGCTGGGCCAACTGGAAGACGCCTACCACCCTGGCAAGCTGCTGATCGATACGACGACCGGCGATCCGCAGCTAACGGCGTTGCTAGGCGCGAGACTCGCCACACGTGGCGTCGACTATCTTGAGGTGCCGATTTCCGGTTCCAGCGAGCAGACCCGTCGCGGGCAAACGACCGCGATGGTGGCGGGACCGTTACGTGCGCTTGAGGCGAGTCGCGATCTGCTTGATGCGATCGCCGCGAAGACTTACTACGTCGGCCAATGGGGGGACGGCGTGCGAATGAAGCTCGTCACCAATCTGGTGCTCGGACTCAATCGCGCTGTTCTGGCTGAAGGGTTAGTCTTTGCGAAGTCGATGGGCCTGTCGGCCGAGCGTGCACTTGAAGTGCTATTGAACAGCCCGGCCAGCTCGCGCACGATGGAGAACAAAGGACCGAAAATGGTGGCGGGCGAGTTCACACCTCAGGCCAAGCTATCTCAGCATCTGAAGGATGTCCGATTGATCATCGACGAAGCGGCGCGACGGGGCCGCGAGTTGCCGCTTACGGCGCTCCACGTGCAACTGCTGGAGCGGGCCGAGGCCGATGGGCTGGGCGAACTCGACAACAGCGTGATTATCCGCGCGATCGAAGAGGGCCTGCTGCCGGCTACGGCGAGCGGCGCCGCGACGCGAGGGATCGAGACGCTTAGTTCGTTGTTGAACGAAGTCGAGTGA
- a CDS encoding PEP-CTERM sorting domain-containing protein, whose translation MQRSSVAALALMVALASVNVSHATKFAVLLGSPQGSAVIAPNPLYTSNEPEVNPLFHHDVFGLGFDPTELWQGAPATLEVLFTDSLPGDLPPAPKGALVFGVSLFDQASGNAIHQLRAPVTLAVEFDRPADPSSFVFSSLNESTGVWGEFQKGKPKQGSTGSVCGTTDHFSFFYIAAVPEPSTWTLALAAGALGVVRRRR comes from the coding sequence ATGCAGCGTTCGAGCGTCGCGGCACTGGCCCTCATGGTCGCGTTGGCTAGCGTCAACGTTTCGCATGCCACCAAGTTCGCAGTCCTGCTCGGATCGCCCCAGGGGTCGGCCGTCATCGCTCCCAACCCCCTCTACACGTCCAACGAGCCAGAGGTCAATCCGCTCTTCCATCATGACGTGTTCGGACTCGGTTTCGACCCAACCGAACTCTGGCAAGGCGCCCCCGCGACGCTGGAGGTCCTCTTCACCGACAGCCTCCCCGGCGATCTTCCCCCCGCCCCGAAAGGCGCACTCGTCTTCGGCGTCTCGCTCTTCGATCAAGCGTCCGGCAACGCGATCCACCAATTGCGGGCGCCGGTGACGCTCGCCGTCGAGTTCGACAGGCCCGCCGACCCGAGCAGCTTCGTCTTCAGCTCGCTCAACGAATCAACCGGCGTCTGGGGCGAGTTCCAGAAAGGAAAACCGAAGCAAGGTAGCACCGGCTCGGTTTGCGGCACAACCGACCATTTCAGTTTCTTCTACATCGCCGCCGTGCCGGAGCCGTCGACGTGGACGCTCGCTCTAGCGGCGGGAGCGTTGGGCGTCGTGCGACGCCGGCGGTAA